Within the Bradyrhizobium cosmicum genome, the region TCAGTGCGAGCGGAGCCGAGGGGAGGACGATCCATGAGAAAAATAGCGGCCATTGGAGCGGTTCTGCTCTGGTCCACCATCGCGTTCGCGCAGGACCGCACCATCACCGTGGCGTCGACGACGTCGACGGAGCAGTCGGGACTGTTCGGCTATCTGCTGCCGCTGTTCTCGAAGGCCGAGGGCATCGAGGTCAAGGTCGTCGCCGTCGGCACCGGGCAGGCGCTCGACATCGGGCGGCGCGGCGATGCCGACGTGGTGTTCGTCCATGACAGGCCGGCGGAAGACAAATTCATGTCCGAGGGGCAGGGCGTGAAGCGTTTCGACGTCATGTACAACGACTTCGTTATCGTCGGGCCGAAGAGCGATCCCGCGAAGATCGCAGGCCACAAGGACGTCGCGGAGGCGCTGCGCAGGATTGCGCAGGTGAAGGCGCCATTCATCTCGCGCGGCGACAAGTCCGGAACACATGCGGCGGAGCTGCGATTGTGGAAGGAGGCGGGTGTCGACATCGCAGCCGGCAAAGATAGCTGGTATCGCGAGATCGGGCAGGGCATGGGCCCCGCGCTGAACATGGCTTCGTCGTCGAACGCCTATCTTCTGTCGGATCGCGGCACCTGGCTGTCGTTCAAAAATCGCGGCGAACTCGCCATCCTGACCGAGGGCGACAAGCGGCTGTTCAACCAGTACGGCGTCATGCTGGTGAACCCCGCCAAGCATTCAAACGTGAAGGCGAAGGAGGGGCAGGCCTTCATCGACTGGCTGGTCTCGCCGAAGGGGCAGGACGCGATCGCGGGCTACAAGGTCGGCGGCGAGCAGCTATTTTTCCCCAACGCGTCCCACTAGCAGGAAGGCCACGGTCGACACGGCGACGCTGAGCGCCAGCAGGATCAGGCCGAGCCCGAGCGCCAGCGGCAGGTCGCCCTTGCTGGTTTCCAGCGCGATCGCGGTCGTCATCGTGCGCGTGAAGCCGCGGATGTTGCCGCCGACGATCATGATGGCGCCGACCTCGGCGATCGCGCGCCCGAACGCCGCGAGAAAGGCCGTCAGCAGCGAGGTCCGGCCGAGGGCGAACAGCAGCGCGATGCTGCGCAAGGCGGAGAGCCCGTCGATCCGCGCGAGGTCGCCATACTCCGCCCATAGCAGGCTCGCCGGCCGGTGTACCAGCGCCACCACGATCGGCGTCGCCAGCAGAGTTTGCGCGATCATCATGGCCGCCGGTGTGAACAACAGGCCGGCCGCCCCGAGCGGGCCGGACCGCGACAGCACGAGATAGAGCGCGAGCCCGACCACGACAGGGGGAAGGCCGAGCAGGGCGTTGGTCAGCACGATGATGACCTGCTGCCCGCGGAAACGGTTGATCGCAAGCAAGGCCCCGATCGGCGCGCCGATCAGCAGCGCAACGATGCTGGCCGTCAGGCTGACGCGCACCGACAATGCGACGATGCCCAGCAGCTCGGAATCGGCGTCGCCGATCAGCCGGAAGGCTGCGGCAATGGATCGGGCGAAGTCGTTCATCCGGCCCGACGCTTGGGCGTCGGACGGCAGGCCTCCGGGAGGTCGTTATCGAGGCTGCGAAGTCGCTTCACGGATCATCCCTTGCGAGTCTTGCCGACAGTCACAGAATACCCGGCAGGAGCGATTTGGGAACTCGATTCATCCGGAAGACGACAAGAATGGGGACGGCGACAGCGGCGAGCTGAAATTCTAGGATGCGCCCATGAACATGGTGGCGACCATGCCGACGATGCAGAAGGCCATCGCGATCGTCGCAGCCCAGCCGAGCCAGTACAGCGGGCCGGTGACCACGAGATCGCCCATCACCTTCGGTCGCCGCACCAGCAGCATCAGGATCACCATGACCGGTGCCGCCAGCACGCCGTTGACGACCGCGCTCCAGTACAGCGCCTTGATGGGGTCGATCGGCGTAAAATTCAAACCGATGCCGCAAAGGCCGGAGAGGCCGAGTACCGTGTAGAAGGCGATGGCCTCCTTGGGTTTGCGGGACAGCCCGACCTTCCAGCGGCGGCCTTCGCCGATGGCGTAGGCGGTCGAGCCGGCGAGCACGGGAATTGCCAGCAGGCCCGTCCCGATGATGCCGAGCGCGAAGATGAGCTCTGCAAAGGGCCCGGCGATCGGCTTCAGCGCTTCCGCGGCCTGGGCTGAGCTCTGGATGTCGGTCTTGCCTTGTGCGTGCAAAGTCGCGGCCGTGGTGATGATGATCGAGAGTGCGATGAGATTCGAGAATGCCATCCCGATCAGCGTGTCGAGCCGGATGCGGCGGAATTCCGCCTCCGCTGTCGAGGTGTCTTTCTTCAGCGGGGTCTTGTTGTCGTCGATCCGTTGCTCCTCGGCCTCTTGCGAAGACTGCCAGATAAAGAGGTAGGGCGAGATCGTCGTACCGAGGATGGCGACGAGCGTGGTGAGGAATTCGGCGTTCCAGCTGACGTGCGGAATGAGTACGCCCTTCAATGCCTCGGTCCAGGGGACCTTCACGACGGCAAGGGCAATGACATAGGCGAACAGGCTGAGCG harbors:
- a CDS encoding substrate-binding domain-containing protein; translated protein: MRKIAAIGAVLLWSTIAFAQDRTITVASTTSTEQSGLFGYLLPLFSKAEGIEVKVVAVGTGQALDIGRRGDADVVFVHDRPAEDKFMSEGQGVKRFDVMYNDFVIVGPKSDPAKIAGHKDVAEALRRIAQVKAPFISRGDKSGTHAAELRLWKEAGVDIAAGKDSWYREIGQGMGPALNMASSSNAYLLSDRGTWLSFKNRGELAILTEGDKRLFNQYGVMLVNPAKHSNVKAKEGQAFIDWLVSPKGQDAIAGYKVGGEQLFFPNASH
- a CDS encoding ABC transporter permease, yielding MNDFARSIAAAFRLIGDADSELLGIVALSVRVSLTASIVALLIGAPIGALLAINRFRGQQVIIVLTNALLGLPPVVVGLALYLVLSRSGPLGAAGLLFTPAAMMIAQTLLATPIVVALVHRPASLLWAEYGDLARIDGLSALRSIALLFALGRTSLLTAFLAAFGRAIAEVGAIMIVGGNIRGFTRTMTTAIALETSKGDLPLALGLGLILLALSVAVSTVAFLLVGRVGEK
- a CDS encoding Nramp family divalent metal transporter — translated: MDTATLEPKVQKRATFRLRNFFSTLGPGLITGASDDDPSGIGTYSQAGAQLGFGIGWTMLLTYPLMTAIQEISARIGRVTGHGIAGNVCRNFGPAYVWGLVVLLFAANTINIAADLGAMADALKVLIGGPGILYVVTFGAVSVLAQIFFDYNRYVAVLKWLTLSLFAYVIALAVVKVPWTEALKGVLIPHVSWNAEFLTTLVAILGTTISPYLFIWQSSQEAEEQRIDDNKTPLKKDTSTAEAEFRRIRLDTLIGMAFSNLIALSIIITTAATLHAQGKTDIQSSAQAAEALKPIAGPFAELIFALGIIGTGLLAIPVLAGSTAYAIGEGRRWKVGLSRKPKEAIAFYTVLGLSGLCGIGLNFTPIDPIKALYWSAVVNGVLAAPVMVILMLLVRRPKVMGDLVVTGPLYWLGWAATIAMAFCIVGMVATMFMGAS